The following proteins are encoded in a genomic region of Rhodoferax aquaticus:
- a CDS encoding S49 family peptidase yields MTDTRFPSDPEFDQKVPEPPGGYTYDAPKSEASMSATSPGWERATLERLAMASLQEQRVARRWRNGIRIAWLMFLVGLVWVGLWRGGSASDVSKPHTAVVEIKGEIGAGAEASAELVVSAMRSAFEDSGAQAVVLLINSPGGSPVQAGIINDEIYRLKAKHNKPVYAVVEETCASAAYYIAAGADQIFVDKASVVGSIGVLMDGFGFTGLMDKLGVERRLMTAGENKGFLDPFSPQTEKQRAFAQAMLDQIHQQFIAVVKKGRGARLKETPETFSGLFWTGQQAVEMGLADQLGNLDFVAREVVKAEDLIDYTRRDNVAERLVKRFGASIGQGAASALQATPVLR; encoded by the coding sequence ATGACTGATACCCGATTTCCCTCTGACCCTGAGTTCGATCAAAAAGTGCCAGAGCCGCCCGGGGGATATACGTATGACGCTCCTAAAAGTGAAGCATCTATGAGTGCGACATCCCCTGGTTGGGAGCGTGCTACCTTGGAGCGTTTAGCTATGGCGTCCTTGCAAGAGCAGCGCGTTGCGCGGCGCTGGCGCAACGGAATTCGTATTGCGTGGTTGATGTTTTTGGTGGGGCTGGTTTGGGTTGGCTTGTGGCGTGGCGGTAGCGCCTCCGACGTGTCCAAGCCCCACACCGCTGTAGTCGAAATCAAAGGTGAAATTGGCGCTGGGGCAGAAGCAAGCGCAGAGTTGGTGGTGTCAGCAATGCGCAGTGCGTTCGAAGACAGTGGTGCGCAGGCAGTGGTTTTGTTGATTAACTCACCCGGTGGAAGCCCAGTGCAAGCAGGCATCATCAATGATGAGATCTATCGACTGAAGGCCAAGCACAACAAACCCGTGTACGCGGTGGTCGAAGAGACTTGCGCATCAGCGGCTTACTACATTGCCGCAGGCGCCGACCAAATTTTTGTCGACAAAGCCAGCGTGGTCGGAAGCATTGGCGTACTGATGGATGGGTTCGGGTTTACGGGGTTGATGGATAAGTTAGGCGTAGAGCGGCGGCTGATGACTGCGGGTGAAAACAAGGGTTTTTTGGACCCATTTAGTCCCCAAACTGAAAAGCAACGTGCGTTTGCCCAAGCCATGCTAGACCAAATTCACCAGCAATTCATTGCTGTTGTGAAGAAGGGCCGAGGTGCGAGACTGAAAGAAACGCCTGAAACCTTCAGTGGTTTGTTTTGGACAGGTCAGCAAGCCGTAGAAATGGGCTTGGCAGACCAGCTGGGGAATTTGGATTTTGTGGCGCGTGAAGTCGTGAAGGCGGAGGACTTGATCGACTACACCCGCAGAGACAATGTGGCAGAGCGCCTTGTGAAGCGGTTTGGGGCATCCATTGGGCAAGGAGCTGCCAGCGCCTTGCAGGCCACACCTGTCCTGCGCTAA
- a CDS encoding Rieske (2Fe-2S) protein: MSSDQQVLTLCNSADLKDSAQAVPFDVVYCGQTCQGFAVRFQGVAYAYLNRCSHVPMEMDYQPNQFFDLTGQWLMCATHGAMYSPTTGECRGGPCRGGLIKIALTERDGVVHWHTAPNLKPCEF; the protein is encoded by the coding sequence ATGAGTAGCGATCAACAAGTGCTTACGCTGTGCAATTCAGCAGACTTGAAAGACAGTGCACAAGCTGTCCCGTTTGACGTGGTGTACTGCGGCCAGACCTGCCAAGGGTTTGCCGTGCGGTTTCAGGGGGTTGCCTATGCCTACCTCAACCGCTGCTCGCACGTGCCGATGGAAATGGATTACCAACCCAACCAGTTTTTCGACTTGACGGGGCAATGGCTGATGTGCGCCACCCATGGCGCCATGTACAGCCCCACAACTGGAGAGTGCCGCGGTGGTCCTTGCCGCGGCGGCTTGATCAAGATCGCCTTGACCGAACGCGATGGCGTCGTGCACTGGCATACTGCACCTAACTTGAAACCTTGTGAGTTCTGA
- a CDS encoding SAM-dependent methyltransferase: MSARLGRLYLVPAPLDFSCATQAPLENAIPKGTLQVAASLQHWVCENAKSTRAYLKRVGEITPLCVPVQSMQLQELPREVHKKGDHQGGFDAQYLLKPALTGSDVGLVSEAGMPAIADPGSSVVRAAHTLGLQVIPLVGPVSLLLALAASGLNGQSFAFVGYLPATPAERNQKIKELESLALKTGQTQLFIETPYRNQALLQALIQGLQHNTRLASASGLTLDNAACHSDLVKRWKQAPWPVSNDTPTVFAIGR, encoded by the coding sequence ATGAGCGCCAGGCTAGGGCGACTCTATCTTGTGCCTGCACCCCTAGATTTTTCGTGTGCCACGCAAGCGCCCTTGGAAAATGCAATCCCCAAGGGCACGCTGCAAGTTGCTGCATCTTTACAACATTGGGTATGCGAAAACGCCAAATCAACACGCGCCTACCTCAAGCGAGTTGGCGAAATTACCCCGCTTTGTGTGCCGGTTCAAAGCATGCAATTGCAAGAGTTGCCACGGGAGGTGCACAAAAAGGGTGACCACCAAGGTGGATTTGACGCACAGTACCTCCTCAAGCCAGCTCTCACCGGATCCGATGTAGGACTGGTCAGCGAAGCGGGTATGCCAGCCATTGCGGACCCGGGCTCTTCCGTCGTGCGGGCTGCACACACTCTAGGTCTGCAAGTCATACCGTTGGTCGGCCCGGTGTCCTTGCTCCTCGCATTGGCAGCGAGTGGTCTCAATGGCCAGAGTTTTGCTTTTGTAGGTTATTTGCCTGCAACGCCTGCAGAACGCAACCAAAAAATAAAAGAGCTTGAGTCACTTGCTCTGAAGACAGGGCAAACGCAACTGTTTATTGAAACGCCCTACCGCAACCAAGCATTGCTACAAGCCTTAATCCAAGGCTTACAACACAACACGCGGCTGGCAAGCGCCAGTGGGCTCACTTTAGACAATGCTGCGTGCCATAGCGATTTAGTCAAGCGCTGGAAACAAGCACCTTGGCCAGTGTCAAACGATACCCCTACAGTGTTTGCAATAGGACGTTAG